The window TGAAGGTACGGCTTCTTTAGAATTTAATTCTGAACAAGCCGCAAAAGAAGCTTATAATCTTCTTAGTGTTGATACTAATCTTTCAACAACCCAAAAAGGTAAATTAGTAAATTTTTCTCTCAATAATCAGTTTATTAAAACAGTTAAGGATAATGCTGTAGAGTCTAATATATCTATTATTCGTAATAGATTAGATGTGTTTGGTGCCGGAGAAATAACTATATTTCCTCAAGGTGAAAATAGTATAGTAGTAGAATTGCCTAACGTTAGTGATCCAGAAAGAGCAAAAGAAAGAATAGGAAGTTCTGCTCTTCTTGAAATGAAACCTATTTATGACTATGCAAAAACAGAAGAACAATTACTTGAAAAATTAGGACATACTCTTCCTGAAGGTACAATGATAGTTAAAGGAAAAACTGGTTCTATAGAAAGTGGCTATTACTTGGTATCCTCTTATGCAAAAGTTACAGGTAGATTGCTAAAAGATGTTAATAGCGGATTTCAGCAAAGAGATATATTCTCTAAATCTAAGAGTTCTTATGCAGTTAATTTGAAGTTTGATTCTCAAGGTGCTGAAAAGTTCCATGAATTAACTAATGATAATATTGGACATCCAGTTGCTATAATTATAGATAATACGGTTGTATCAGCTCCGGTTGTAAATGAAGCAATTAGTAGTGGAGAAGCTGCAATATCTGGTAATTTTGAAGAAGATTCAGCAAAAGAATTAGCGTCGCTTTTAAAGTCTGGTTCCTTTGTAGCGCCAGTACAATTTGTGGAAGAGCGACAAATAGGGCCATCTTTAGGTCAAGAATCTATCTATAGAGGATTGTTATCATGTGCTATTGGACTAGGGTTACTATTTCTTTTTAGTATATTTGTATATAAAACGGCTGGATTATTTGCTTTTATAGTATTGCTTTATAATTTATTATTTATTTTATTTGGACTTGCTTTGATACCTGATGCTACTCTTACATTGCCAGGTATAGCTGGTATGGTTTTAACTTTAGGTATGGCTATCGATTCTTCTATTTTAATTTATGAAAAAATTAAAGAAGATTTAAATACAGGTACTCCATTACCTCAAGCAGTGGATAATGGGTTTAATGGTGCAACATCAGTAATACTTGACGCAAATATTACTACTTTTATAGTTGGTGCTGTTCTTTATTATTTTGGGTCACCTGCTATTCAAGGTTTTGCATTAACTATGATGATAGGTATTGTATCAACTTTAATAACTGGTCTTATATTATTAAGATGGATCTTTAATTTTGTTATTAATGTTCTTAAAGTTAAAAGAATTAGCTTTTAATTTAATTATTGATATTCTTATTTGAATTAAAGATTGGAAAAATTTTACTGTCTTAATTTAATAAATAAATTGCATATTTTTTCATATATGCTATAATATATAAATATAAGCAATTTATTAAAGTTCTTAAGTATTAAGATAATTTAGGCGATGTAGCTCAGCTGGTTAGAGCGGCAGAATCATAATCTGTAGGTCCGGGGTTCGAGTCCCTGCATCGCCACCAATAATTAAAAAACAGCAAGTCAAATAGGTATTACATATTGTTAAATTTTTCTATTCTACTTACTCTCTTACGTTTGATATCTTCAATAACTATTTTGCCTTTTTTGCTTATTTGGTTTTTACCAACTAATTCTTTTAATATAAATTTAATGTTATCGATTTTTTTTGTACTACTGGGTCTTACAGATTTTTTTGATGGATTTTTTGCAAGAAAGTATAATCAAGAAACTTTATTAGGTGGTCTATTAGATCCTATTGCTGATAAATTTTTATTGTTTTCTACACTTATAACACTTTTATCAGTGGGAAAAATATATTTTTATATTCCTATTATTTTTATTTCAAGAGAATTTTTTATTATGGGTTTAAGACAAGTAGCATTAACTCATGGTTTTGAGATATCTGTTATTCAGAGTGCAAAATTTAAAACTTTAATGCAATTTTGTTATCTAACTTGTGTCATATTAAATAATTATCAAAGTTTATTTATATATTATCTAGAGTATTTATTTTTATTTATTGCTTTATTCTTGTCTATGTTTTCGGCTCTAGAATACTTTTTGATATTTATTAAAAGATTAGGAAATGTTAATGAAATTTTGTAAATTAGCTGAAGTTTTTTTTCAAATTAGTAAAGAAAGCTCTCGTTTAAATATTACCTATAAACTTAAAGATCTTTATCAGAATTTGTCTCCTGAAGAGTCTCAAATCGTTACTTATCTTGCGTTAGGAAACCTAGGTCCTGATTATAAATCTAATTATCAATTTAATTTTGCTCAAAAAAATTTAGAAAAAATTATCTCTCAAATACTGAATCAAGATTTGTCAGAATTTAAGAAATTAGAAAAAAAAGCTGGTGATTTATCCTTAGTAATTACTTCTGCCGACTGGCCTTATCAAGACGCTAATCTTGATATAATAGAAGTTTATAATAACTTGCTTGAGTTACAATCGATTACTGGAACAGGTTCTCAAGAAGAAAAAGCTGGTGTGTTAAGTAACTTATTTAAGAAATTAGATAGTTTGAGCGCTTCTTTTATTATTCGTATTATTTTATCTACTATGCGATTAGGATTTTCTGATATGACTATTATCGATAGTCTATCATTTTACCTTGCTGGAGATAAATCTTTAAGATCAGAAATTGAAAGTAAATATAACATTTGTGCTGATCTAGGGTTAATTGCTTATCAAATTAAATTGCATGGTCAAGAAGGCTTAAAATTAATAAATGCTCAGGTTTCAATTCCAATAAGACCGGCAGCAGCTGAACGGGCTTCTAGTTGCTTAGAAATTATTGACAGAATGGGTGACTGCATTGCTCAACCTAAATTAGATGGTTTTAGGCTACAAATACATATAGATAATAGTCATCTTGGAAATCCTCAGATTTGGTTTTATTCAAGAAATTTACAAAATATGACTGGAATGTTTCCAGATCTATCTCAAGCTTTAATCGATAAATTTTGTTTACACGATCTATCTAATCCACTTAAAATAAAAAACATGATTATAGAAGGTGAAGCTATAGTTTATGATGAATTATCTGAGTCATTTTTACCATTTCAGGAAACTGTAAAGCGTAAAAGAAAGCATGGCATTGATCAAGCAGCTCAAGACTTGCCTTTAAGATTATTTATTTTTGATATTTTATACTTTAATGATAAATTAGTTTTAGAAAAATCTTATCAAGAACGTAGAGAAATTTTATTGAAGATTATTTCTGATAAAATAGATTTAAATAGTCAAGAAAGAATATTTTTAATAGAAGAAGAGTACTGTAAAACTGCTCAAGAATTAAGCGATTACTTTAATAAAAATATAACTCAAGGACTTGAAGGGCTTGTTGTTAAGCGTCCAAATACCGATTATAAACCTGGTAAAAGAAATTTTAATTGGATAAAATTAAAGCGCCATCAAGAAGGTAATTTACAAGATACTATTGATGCAGTTGTATTAGGGTATTATAAGGGCCGAGGAAAAAGAGCTGCTTTTGAAATAGGAGCATTTTTAGTTGGAGTTTACAATAAAGAAACCGATAGATTTGAAACAACTGCTAAAATTGGTACCGGTTTAAAAGATAATGAATGGCGCGAATTAAAAGAGAAATGCGATAAAATCAAAGTAAATCATAAGCCATTTAATGTGGATTGTAATCAAGAATTAGAACCTGATGTTTGGGTAAACCCAGAAATAGTAGTGATAGTTTTAGCCGATGAAATTACACAATCTCCTATGCATACTGCTTCTAAGAGTGATAGTTCTCCTGGTCTTGCGCTTAGATTTCCTAGATTTATAAGTTATGCTTTAGATAAAAATGCTCAGCAAGCAACTACTTCTCAAGAATTAAGAAGATTATACGATTTACAGTTTGATTGATTATTATTTGTATCATTTAAATTTTTATAACTTTTTTATCCCAATTTATTTTCTATATTTAACATGAATTTGATCTAAGCAAATAAATAAAAGTTTGGGTAAAAAAGCATAATTAGCTCTAACATTCTTAAAATTAAAAATTATTTTTTTGTTGTTAGTTTGATATTGACTAAAAGATTATGATATATAAACTCAAACTTAATTATCAAATTTAATTACAATACTTTAATTTAGCTAAAAGTTAATTACTATATCTGGTATTGCTTAGAAAGCAATACCAGGTTTGTTAAAATGTAATTTCTAATTAAGAAAGTATACAGGATCCCATAGCTGAATTTATTAAATTAATTATTTCGGTATTTTTATTCTCTATAGCAATATCTCTTGGAGCATAACGTTGATTATTTATAACATATATACTAGCTTTAGCTTTAATAAGCATTTTTACTAATTCAACGCAATTAAATTTTACTGCAAGAATTAATGGAGTATTACCATCCTTATCTTTAAGGTCAACTTTTGCTTCTTTTGAGATCAATAGCTCTACTATATTTAACATATTCTTTAAATCTGCTTTATCTATATAATTTCCGCAGTGTAGTTTACTAAATCTCTGCAAAATATCATTATTTGATTCAAAACCCAACACTTGAAGTTTGCTTTTACATTCGCTTAAGGCTTTATTAGAAAAATACCAATTAATTAGATAAGTTAAAGCAGTTTGACCAGAGCTATCTTGAGTATTAATATCAATTTTTTTATCAATCAATGTTTTAAACACTTCAATATTTCCTGAAAGAACTGCAAAATGAAGTGCTGTCTGGTTTGAGTAATTTTTAAAATTAATGCTAAATTTATTGTCCAGAAGAAATTTAACTAATTCGACATTTCCTGATTTAGCAGCATAAAGAAAAATGTTGTTGCCTGAATAATCTCTATAATTAATATTGGGTTCAGCTTTATGAATATAGCTCTCAACTATGTCTTTACAACCCTGCTCACAAGCACAACTTAAACCAAATTTGCCCATATTATTCATAGAATACATATTAGCACCTAAACTTATTAGTTTGTTAGCAACTTTTATATAGCCACTATCAAAAGCATAAATTAAGGCAGTAGTATTTTTATTGTCTTTACAATTAATAATGACATCTAAATCTGAGTCACTGAAAATATCCATAATATCTAAGATTTTATTTTCATCTAGATTTTTAATCATAAGAATATTCATCAAAACGTTTCTTCCATAAGAATCAACTAAAGTAGGATCTGCTTTGTGAGCAAGCAGTAACTTAACTAAATCTAAACCAAACCAATTTATAAACTTAACTTTATTTAATACAGTGGTATTTTTCTTATCCCTGAGATTAATATTCTCTATATTTTTAATTATGTTTTCTAAAAGGTCATTGTCAAATTTAAGATTTGAAGACATAAAATTAATTAAAGAAAGAATTTTAGTGACTTTCAGATCAAGAGCAGAGGAAATATCATCTTTAAGAACAAGATCAATGTTTATTTTTTTAGCGCCTTGAACTATATCTTCAAGAGTTAGACCGTTGTCTTTATTTTCTAGCTCATTTAATATTCTAAGAGAATAAACTTCATCTGATAGTTCTAATACTTTCTTAATAGTATATAAACTTAGCTTATCTGTAGCATTAGTAAGTTTTATTAATTGTTGCTTATCTATCTTATGCTTTCTATTTTGTAAGCAGTGCTTAATGAAAGTGAATCTTAAGTAATAATTAGGGACCTTTTTAGTTCTATAATCTAATCTGGTATTTTTATTACTAATTTCTCCTTCAGAAGATTCTTTCAAGAATTTTTTATCGTCTTCCAATTCTCTAAAATCCGCTTGATGTGTAGTATGGTTAGTCCAGCTATGAAAATTTTTACTTATAGATCTTGAATTGGTAAAACTGCTAGAACCATTAACTGGTCCACAGTTGATCCCAGCACTCTCAGTGTTTGATAAACCTATACTAACAGAAGCATAATTAACTAAAGAATATGTTGTATTATCAATTATAGAAACCGCATAGGGCTTTGCTTTACTTTTTAATATATTACTTAAAGAGAGATATAAATCATAAGGGTAAATTACTTTAAAGTTTCTATCTTGTGCTAGTTTATCAGCATAATTTACTAAATACTCAAAATCTTTAACCGTAAAATTATCAACAGTTTCATTTGCTATATCGCAATATATAGGATCGGTAATTTTATAATGAGGATTGCTACTCATTAAATGCTTAAGGATCATCATCATCATGTTAGTATCAGGAAATGTTTTATCTTGATCATAATAAATTCCAGCATAAAGATCGTTCTATGTACTCGAATAGCATACTTAAAGCAGAAGAAGCAGATCCTTGAAAAGGGGTTATTAATTTTCCTGCATTTATAGAATAAAATTCTTTGTCTAATTCTTTTGCAATAATTTCAGCAATAGTAGTTTTACCAGATCCTGGAGGTCCTAGTAAGACTATATTTCGTTCACCTTTTTTAAATTCTTGAGGATATTCTTTTATTTGCTTAATGAATCTAGATATTTTAATAGGCAGTCCTCCTGCTAAATGATTAGAGTCAAGCTGCGGCTCTCTTTTGAAAGATTTTGCTAGAGCTTCTATTTGTTTAGGAGTTGCCTGAAAGGATGCTTTTTCATTAGATTCTGCTTGTACAGAATCTGTACTGGTTGATTTTTTTTCTGTCTGATCATTTTCTTCATGTATATTATCATTGGTTTCTTCTTTAAGCATATTAATATCTTCTTTGTTCCACTCTGGATCTTCTTCTATTTTTATAATATTGAAATTAGCATTGGATATTACTTTTGGAGCTGTTGTATCATTAGATGTTTCTAAATTACTATTTGTTTTATCTAGAAAAATATTAGTAAATTCA of the Candidatus Babela massiliensis genome contains:
- the secD gene encoding protein translocase subunit SecD; protein product: MNLASRPYLIISSLVWFSITVFGIYFLFNIKKYVNFGIDLVGGTYLTLDVKVEEAVKNELLSRIDDVTQNLKKKSIVLPNSTKINEFEGTASLEFNSEQAAKEAYNLLSVDTNLSTTQKGKLVNFSLNNQFIKTVKDNAVESNISIIRNRLDVFGAGEITIFPQGENSIVVELPNVSDPERAKERIGSSALLEMKPIYDYAKTEEQLLEKLGHTLPEGTMIVKGKTGSIESGYYLVSSYAKVTGRLLKDVNSGFQQRDIFSKSKSSYAVNLKFDSQGAEKFHELTNDNIGHPVAIIIDNTVVSAPVVNEAISSGEAAISGNFEEDSAKELASLLKSGSFVAPVQFVEERQIGPSLGQESIYRGLLSCAIGLGLLFLFSIFVYKTAGLFAFIVLLYNLLFILFGLALIPDATLTLPGIAGMVLTLGMAIDSSILIYEKIKEDLNTGTPLPQAVDNGFNGATSVILDANITTFIVGAVLYYFGSPAIQGFALTMMIGIVSTLITGLILLRWIFNFVINVLKVKRISF
- the pgsA gene encoding CDP-diacylglycerol--glycerol-3-phosphate 3-phosphatidyltransferase, coding for MLNFSILLTLLRLISSITILPFLLIWFLPTNSFNINLMLSIFFVLLGLTDFFDGFFARKYNQETLLGGLLDPIADKFLLFSTLITLLSVGKIYFYIPIIFISREFFIMGLRQVALTHGFEISVIQSAKFKTLMQFCYLTCVILNNYQSLFIYYLEYLFLFIALFLSMFSALEYFLIFIKRLGNVNEIL
- a CDS encoding ATP-dependent DNA ligase, encoding MKFCKLAEVFFQISKESSRLNITYKLKDLYQNLSPEESQIVTYLALGNLGPDYKSNYQFNFAQKNLEKIISQILNQDLSEFKKLEKKAGDLSLVITSADWPYQDANLDIIEVYNNLLELQSITGTGSQEEKAGVLSNLFKKLDSLSASFIIRIILSTMRLGFSDMTIIDSLSFYLAGDKSLRSEIESKYNICADLGLIAYQIKLHGQEGLKLINAQVSIPIRPAAAERASSCLEIIDRMGDCIAQPKLDGFRLQIHIDNSHLGNPQIWFYSRNLQNMTGMFPDLSQALIDKFCLHDLSNPLKIKNMIIEGEAIVYDELSESFLPFQETVKRKRKHGIDQAAQDLPLRLFIFDILYFNDKLVLEKSYQERREILLKIISDKIDLNSQERIFLIEEEYCKTAQELSDYFNKNITQGLEGLVVKRPNTDYKPGKRNFNWIKLKRHQEGNLQDTIDAVVLGYYKGRGKRAAFEIGAFLVGVYNKETDRFETTAKIGTGLKDNEWRELKEKCDKIKVNHKPFNVDCNQELEPDVWVNPEIVVIVLADEITQSPMHTASKSDSSPGLALRFPRFISYALDKNAQQATTSQELRRLYDLQFD
- a CDS encoding ankyrin repeat domain-containing protein, whose amino-acid sequence is MMMMILKHLMSSNPHYKITDPIYCDIANETVDNFTVKDFEYLVNYADKLAQDRNFKVIYPYDLYLSLSNILKSKAKPYAVSIIDNTTYSLVNYASVSIGLSNTESAGINCGPVNGSSSFTNSRSISKNFHSWTNHTTHQADFRELEDDKKFLKESSEGEISNKNTRLDYRTKKVPNYYLRFTFIKHCLQNRKHKIDKQQLIKLTNATDKLSLYTIKKVLELSDEVYSLRILNELENKDNGLTLEDIVQGAKKINIDLVLKDDISSALDLKVTKILSLINFMSSNLKFDNDLLENIIKNIENINLRDKKNTTVLNKVKFINWFGLDLVKLLLAHKADPTLVDSYGRNVLMNILMIKNLDENKILDIMDIFSDSDLDVIINCKDNKNTTALIYAFDSGYIKVANKLISLGANMYSMNNMGKFGLSCACEQGCKDIVESYIHKAEPNINYRDYSGNNIFLYAAKSGNVELVKFLLDNKFSINFKNYSNQTALHFAVLSGNIEVFKTLIDKKIDINTQDSSGQTALTYLINWYFSNKALSECKSKLQVLGFESNNDILQRFSKLHCGNYIDKADLKNMLNIVELLISKEAKVDLKDKDGNTPLILAVKFNCVELVKMLIKAKASIYVINNQRYAPRDIAIENKNTEIINLINSAMGSCILS
- a CDS encoding AAA family ATPase, producing the protein MFIISYPGHWISCVVYKYKNSPTNFIFVDSLNIDRTKCKRSIEFTNIFLDKTNSNLETSNDTTAPKVISNANFNIIKIEEDPEWNKEDINMLKEETNDNIHEENDQTEKKSTSTDSVQAESNEKASFQATPKQIEALAKSFKREPQLDSNHLAGGLPIKISRFIKQIKEYPQEFKKGERNIVLLGPPGSGKTTIAEIIAKELDKEFYSINAGKLITPFQGSASSALSMLFEYIERSLCWNLL